A single genomic interval of Halococcus sediminicola harbors:
- a CDS encoding glycosyltransferase, whose product MSYDRHSTVWGRSIMHVCMLTAGVFPPDERIEQAGAALRADGHAVTVCARGTGSPDHDIADGVDVRRLPDDELYSGLKGVLDGARYALGFTQPAWLRAASDVDDELAIDVCCVTDLTLLKTGLKIGTDLDVPVVCDFPSAAAAVASDESARGGRVRQYARRVFHSSWRRNRLLETHLPDADRLVTTCEEARAAYVRERDIDPERVAVVRETANADLAATTEPIRGLGFDAERAFVVTVLAEEVSQESLETLVAAAARAADAAADLRLMLVGDIDEAALDDLERSARRRLAGGRVTFRTEVENPASYLAASDVCVLPGRSRAPETTVPRELFTALALGVPVLAGETPPLKRLLGLTGAGLCVRCDEHALTEALVDLSDAERRAELGANGRAAVDGALNRAHDAERLRELFESLLSTPDPDVTIPRAGS is encoded by the coding sequence ATGAGCTATGACCGACACTCGACGGTGTGGGGGCGCTCGATAATGCACGTCTGTATGCTCACTGCGGGCGTGTTCCCGCCGGACGAGCGCATCGAGCAGGCCGGAGCGGCGCTGCGAGCCGACGGCCACGCGGTGACGGTGTGTGCGCGCGGCACGGGCAGTCCCGACCACGACATCGCCGATGGGGTCGACGTCCGCCGACTGCCCGACGACGAACTGTATTCGGGTCTCAAGGGCGTCCTCGACGGCGCGCGCTACGCGCTAGGGTTCACCCAGCCCGCGTGGCTGCGCGCCGCGAGCGACGTCGACGACGAACTGGCGATCGATGTCTGCTGTGTGACCGACCTTACCCTATTGAAGACGGGGCTAAAAATCGGCACCGACCTCGACGTTCCGGTCGTCTGTGACTTCCCGAGCGCGGCGGCTGCCGTGGCGTCCGACGAGAGCGCACGCGGCGGCCGCGTGCGGCAATACGCCCGCCGCGTGTTCCACTCGTCGTGGCGACGCAACCGCCTGCTCGAAACCCATCTCCCCGACGCGGACCGACTGGTGACGACCTGCGAGGAAGCGCGTGCGGCGTACGTCCGCGAGCGAGATATCGACCCCGAGCGCGTCGCGGTCGTCCGCGAGACCGCCAACGCCGACCTCGCCGCGACGACCGAACCGATCCGTGGGCTCGGCTTCGATGCCGAGAGGGCGTTCGTCGTCACCGTTCTCGCCGAGGAGGTTTCCCAAGAATCGCTCGAAACGCTCGTCGCGGCCGCGGCGCGGGCGGCCGACGCCGCCGCCGACCTTCGACTGATGCTCGTCGGCGACATCGACGAGGCGGCGCTCGACGACCTCGAACGATCGGCTCGGCGACGGCTGGCCGGCGGGCGAGTCACGTTCCGCACCGAAGTCGAGAACCCGGCCAGCTACCTCGCCGCGAGCGACGTCTGCGTGCTGCCTGGGCGCTCGCGCGCCCCCGAAACGACCGTCCCGAGGGAGTTATTCACCGCGCTGGCACTCGGCGTTCCGGTGCTCGCGGGCGAGACGCCGCCGCTGAAGCGGCTGCTCGGACTGACCGGGGCGGGGCTGTGCGTGCGGTGCGACGAACACGCGCTCACCGAAGCGCTGGTGGACCTCTCGGACGCCGAGCGCAGGGCGGAACTGGGAGCGAACGGCCGGGCGGCGGTCGACGGCGCGCTCAACCGCGCACACGACGCCGAGCGGTTGCGCGAACTGTTCGAGTCGCTGCTCTCGACGCCGGACCCCGACGTCACGATTCCGCGAGCAGGTTCGTGA
- a CDS encoding glycosyltransferase family 4 protein, with amino-acid sequence MRDTELLIVGRQGPGGIGQYISEQRRHLDDRLHVTAHRSGAFDTDGVLAFVRSLLVILRNMLTYTMRSPPDIVHVHSSHRFSFYRAGYYVLFSKYVWRRPVIFHVHGSSFDVFVSTESRLVRWYQSLVFDAVDEIVVLSKYWKDTLSKHTGETRLTVIPNAVDAADYTPDFDGGVPHVVAVSNQLPRKGVVEFAAAVETLVERDLDFRVTIAGKGPLSKHSERLAATYDDVEYLGYVSEGKKHELLGAGSIFVLPSHAEGLPIAMLEAMAAGNAIVSTTVGAIPEVIDDERGLLVAPRDADALTDALAELIADPERVAAMGAANRQAATDEYAWETVAEELLATYDRNLAAEALR; translated from the coding sequence ATGCGCGACACCGAACTCCTCATCGTCGGCCGGCAGGGACCGGGCGGCATCGGCCAGTACATCAGCGAACAGCGCCGCCACCTCGACGACCGGCTCCACGTCACGGCCCACCGGAGCGGCGCGTTCGATACCGACGGCGTCCTCGCGTTCGTTCGCTCGCTGCTTGTCATCCTCCGGAACATGCTCACGTACACGATGCGCTCGCCGCCGGACATCGTCCACGTCCACTCTTCACACCGGTTTTCCTTCTATCGGGCGGGCTACTACGTGCTCTTCAGCAAGTACGTCTGGCGACGGCCCGTGATATTCCACGTGCACGGCTCCTCGTTCGACGTGTTCGTCTCGACCGAATCGCGACTCGTCAGGTGGTATCAGTCGCTCGTCTTCGACGCCGTCGACGAGATCGTCGTTCTCTCTAAGTACTGGAAGGACACGCTCTCGAAACACACCGGCGAGACGCGACTGACCGTGATCCCGAACGCGGTCGACGCCGCCGACTACACGCCGGACTTCGACGGCGGCGTTCCGCACGTGGTGGCGGTTTCGAACCAACTCCCGCGCAAGGGCGTCGTCGAGTTCGCCGCGGCCGTCGAGACCCTCGTCGAGCGCGACCTCGACTTTCGGGTGACGATCGCGGGCAAGGGACCGCTCTCGAAACACTCCGAACGGCTGGCCGCGACCTACGACGACGTGGAGTATCTCGGCTACGTCTCGGAGGGGAAAAAGCACGAACTGCTCGGCGCGGGATCGATCTTCGTCCTCCCCTCCCACGCCGAGGGGCTGCCGATAGCGATGCTCGAGGCGATGGCCGCGGGCAACGCCATCGTCTCGACGACCGTGGGCGCGATCCCGGAGGTCATCGACGACGAGCGCGGACTGCTCGTCGCGCCCCGGGACGCCGACGCGCTCACCGACGCGCTCGCCGAACTCATCGCCGACCCCGAGCGCGTGGCCGCGATGGGCGCGGCCAATCGACAGGCAGCGACCGACGAATACGCCTGGGAGACCGTCGCCGAGGAACTACTCGCGACCTACGACCGTAATCTCGCCGCCGAGGCGCTCCGGTAG
- a CDS encoding glycosyltransferase family 2 protein, whose amino-acid sequence MVDPLVSVVIPTYYRNDRLREAIESVVSQTQPTELVVVDDSGEGHAKPVVDEYDLTYVALNSNVGSNPARSVGAERASGEYVQFLDDDDRLLPTKLADQVALLERTGASVVYCGMTYEDGTTILPDPAARGDVLARALEFSLSPCVTSTMLVARDALSRVLPLPDRPGGDDLGLMIDLAREHEFEYVDEALVDRAVIEDSRGKSPGLIRGRKEIIHEYDDLYDDFPPRVRANALANTDKLEARMALREQRWSLRAVRSFALACYHAPSLRTAIPLFASLFGQVGMNAMQRGYSLVR is encoded by the coding sequence ATGGTCGATCCGCTCGTCTCGGTCGTGATCCCGACCTACTACCGCAACGATCGCCTCCGCGAGGCCATCGAGAGCGTCGTCTCACAGACGCAGCCGACGGAGCTCGTCGTTGTCGACGACTCCGGCGAAGGCCACGCCAAACCCGTCGTCGACGAGTACGATCTCACATACGTTGCGCTCAATAGTAATGTGGGGTCGAACCCCGCCCGCAGCGTTGGTGCCGAGCGCGCCTCGGGCGAATACGTCCAGTTTCTCGACGACGACGACCGACTGCTGCCAACGAAACTCGCCGACCAGGTCGCACTGCTCGAACGCACGGGTGCGAGCGTGGTCTACTGCGGGATGACCTACGAAGACGGCACGACGATCCTCCCGGATCCGGCCGCCCGAGGCGACGTGCTCGCCCGCGCGCTCGAATTCTCGCTGTCGCCGTGTGTCACCTCGACGATGCTCGTCGCGCGCGACGCGCTTTCGAGAGTCCTGCCGCTACCCGACCGCCCCGGCGGCGACGATCTCGGATTGATGATCGATCTCGCGCGTGAGCACGAGTTCGAATACGTCGACGAGGCGCTGGTCGATCGCGCCGTCATCGAGGACTCGCGCGGTAAATCGCCGGGGCTTATCCGTGGACGCAAGGAGATCATCCATGAGTACGACGATCTCTACGACGACTTTCCGCCGAGAGTGCGGGCGAACGCGCTGGCGAACACCGACAAACTGGAGGCCAGGATGGCGCTGCGCGAGCAGCGGTGGTCGCTTCGGGCCGTGCGCTCGTTCGCGCTCGCGTGCTATCACGCGCCCTCGCTCCGGACCGCGATCCCCTTGTTCGCCTCCCTGTTCGGACAGGTGGGCATGAACGCGATGCAGCGTGGCTACTCGCTGGTTCGATAG
- a CDS encoding glycosyltransferase family 2 protein, whose amino-acid sequence MTLVSAILPTYNRADYVSGAIETVLEQSHDETEVVVVDDGSTDDTTERLAAYEDDDRVRVRHNDENRGISASMNRAADLADGEFICVLNDDDRWHEAKVEKQLAAFERANDEVGIVYTGGVVKQGERVVRVYRPERRGDIYPEVIARFGLHPHSSHMLRAECFELGGFDPDFPRGVDWDHCIRLAREYEFEYVDERLVERIFHTNNISQQLTHGVEVNRMVWEKYREEIERYPDIERRLREKQCRAHARVALERGQRRRAFAYARRAMGYERTAESAFIVLFAVLGRRALGAARRARDAAMNWRASHDE is encoded by the coding sequence ATGACTCTCGTCAGCGCTATCCTGCCGACGTACAACCGCGCCGACTACGTTTCCGGGGCCATCGAAACGGTACTCGAACAGAGCCACGACGAGACCGAGGTCGTTGTCGTCGACGACGGCTCGACCGACGACACGACGGAACGACTCGCGGCCTACGAGGACGACGACCGCGTGCGCGTCCGCCACAACGATGAAAACCGCGGAATCTCGGCGAGCATGAATCGTGCAGCGGACCTCGCCGACGGCGAATTTATCTGTGTTCTCAACGACGACGATCGCTGGCACGAGGCAAAGGTTGAAAAACAGCTCGCGGCCTTCGAGCGCGCGAACGACGAGGTCGGGATCGTCTACACCGGCGGAGTGGTCAAACAGGGCGAGCGAGTCGTGCGGGTCTATCGGCCCGAGCGCCGCGGCGACATCTACCCCGAGGTCATCGCTCGCTTTGGCCTCCATCCTCATTCGAGCCACATGCTGCGCGCCGAGTGTTTCGAGCTGGGTGGGTTCGACCCCGACTTTCCCCGCGGGGTGGACTGGGACCACTGTATCCGCCTCGCTAGGGAGTACGAGTTCGAGTACGTCGACGAGCGCCTCGTCGAGCGCATCTTCCACACGAACAACATCTCACAGCAGCTCACCCACGGTGTCGAGGTCAATCGGATGGTCTGGGAGAAGTACCGCGAAGAGATCGAGAGATACCCCGACATCGAGCGTCGCCTCCGCGAGAAGCAGTGTCGAGCGCACGCGCGGGTCGCGCTCGAACGCGGCCAGCGCCGGCGCGCGTTCGCCTACGCACGCCGCGCGATGGGCTACGAGCGCACCGCCGAGAGCGCGTTCATCGTGCTGTTCGCCGTGCTCGGCCGGCGAGCACTCGGCGCTGCTCGCCGCGCGCGCGACGCCGCGATGAACTGGCGGGCATCGCACGACGAATAG
- a CDS encoding class I SAM-dependent methyltransferase — protein MCAESALPTVTRDAILRKWVRQPPTTPLIQQLRDEERRRALATLDGGRVLDLASEANVTRGVAADSLARVDFSDDVSTYASETIGDTVDEYRSTDPEQPTLPFADDAFDAAVSIGPYDWKFLDVESLTAEVGRVLDSDGKFVFSVPTPRSPYAANGWPDNHYYEPREALSLLAPDWRLLDADLVFQYPYYVHMALNMLPASLQKPFVGAAERASDELTARGRWDDASYLVLAAEPLDYQDYLDDALDCLFRPVEENGFWDTEDGKILRALDYEIVGDGDGGNLELEWTPDDRELWRYAPFGLMGALQWRASALGTDRYDDKLLRALDYFTEEIENGALPAMPSYGIGPLVCAFSLAAEVFDATHERVAWTLFEHSHERFDFTHAEHSLVAYGWSYLAERESGSVVREALSEALALMNDRLTPDGLFVFDNHTTRRHQNQMYACWGFARAIEVTGQTGYLENVERVLERTVDERMRDDGAFVWDDEVSSVQRARRGATKRLGFRPPYWDFLYECHQTFFVNAVAHYRAAGGERDFGPEVSRAMAWIYGDSSRGNLVELSGLGVPMRFLTIDDRLDVADQMYKGSYEIGSYLMALTNLLAES, from the coding sequence ATGTGTGCCGAGAGCGCGTTGCCGACAGTGACCCGCGACGCGATCCTCCGGAAGTGGGTGCGCCAGCCCCCGACTACCCCGCTCATCCAGCAGCTCCGCGACGAGGAACGCCGGCGTGCGCTCGCCACACTCGACGGCGGGCGCGTGCTCGATCTCGCCTCCGAAGCGAACGTCACCCGCGGCGTCGCGGCCGACTCGCTCGCCCGCGTCGACTTTTCCGATGATGTGAGTACCTACGCGAGCGAGACCATCGGCGACACCGTCGACGAGTACCGGAGTACCGATCCCGAACAGCCAACCCTTCCCTTCGCCGACGACGCGTTCGACGCCGCCGTCTCGATCGGTCCCTACGACTGGAAATTTCTCGACGTCGAATCGCTCACCGCAGAGGTGGGAAGGGTGCTCGATAGCGACGGGAAGTTCGTCTTCTCGGTGCCGACACCGCGCTCGCCCTACGCCGCGAACGGCTGGCCCGACAACCACTACTACGAGCCGCGCGAGGCGCTCTCGCTGCTCGCGCCCGATTGGCGGCTGCTCGACGCCGATCTCGTCTTCCAGTACCCCTACTACGTCCACATGGCGCTCAACATGCTTCCGGCGAGTCTCCAGAAACCGTTCGTCGGCGCTGCCGAGCGCGCGAGCGACGAACTCACCGCCCGCGGGCGCTGGGACGACGCCTCGTATCTCGTGCTCGCGGCCGAACCGCTCGACTATCAGGACTATCTCGACGACGCGCTCGATTGCCTGTTCCGCCCGGTCGAGGAAAACGGGTTCTGGGACACGGAGGACGGAAAGATCCTGCGCGCACTCGATTACGAGATCGTCGGCGATGGCGATGGTGGGAACCTCGAACTCGAATGGACGCCCGACGACCGCGAGCTGTGGCGCTACGCGCCGTTCGGGCTGATGGGCGCGTTGCAGTGGCGCGCCTCCGCGCTCGGCACCGATCGCTACGATGACAAGCTTCTGCGCGCGCTCGATTACTTCACCGAAGAGATCGAGAACGGAGCCCTCCCGGCGATGCCGAGCTACGGCATCGGCCCCCTCGTCTGTGCGTTCTCGCTCGCGGCCGAGGTGTTCGACGCCACCCACGAGCGCGTCGCGTGGACGCTGTTCGAGCACTCACACGAACGGTTCGATTTCACCCACGCCGAGCACAGTTTAGTGGCCTACGGCTGGTCGTATCTCGCCGAGCGCGAGTCCGGATCGGTCGTGCGAGAGGCGCTCTCGGAGGCGTTGGCGCTGATGAACGATCGGCTCACGCCGGACGGACTGTTCGTCTTCGACAACCACACCACCCGCCGGCATCAGAATCAGATGTACGCCTGCTGGGGGTTCGCCCGCGCGATCGAGGTGACGGGCCAGACCGGCTATCTCGAAAACGTCGAGCGTGTGCTCGAACGGACCGTCGACGAGCGCATGCGCGACGACGGCGCGTTCGTCTGGGACGACGAGGTGTCATCGGTCCAGCGCGCACGACGCGGCGCGACGAAACGCCTCGGCTTCCGACCGCCCTACTGGGATTTCCTCTACGAGTGCCATCAGACGTTCTTCGTCAACGCGGTCGCCCACTACCGGGCGGCGGGCGGCGAGCGCGACTTCGGTCCCGAGGTGAGCCGTGCGATGGCCTGGATCTACGGCGATAGCAGTCGTGGAAACCTCGTCGAGCTGAGCGGGCTCGGCGTCCCGATGCGCTTTCTCACCATCGACGACCGCCTCGACGTTGCCGATCAGATGTACAAGGGGTCCTACGAGATCGGGTCGTACCTGATGGCGCTCACGAACCTGCTCGCGGAATCGTGA